The following coding sequences are from one Dermacentor andersoni chromosome 5, qqDerAnde1_hic_scaffold, whole genome shotgun sequence window:
- the LOC126531047 gene encoding ankyrin repeat and SOCS box protein 1-like, translating to MVDISEFAIDHDDGDTCVHAAAYEGSISLLEDLLEARPAELNRRVRPFGATPLRLAVTRGNSGTVRYLLKHGAAVDLPDVKAQTPLLVAIQKEFSECVKALLEAGANPNGDAGNRSTPLHTAAQRGYLDGVKLLLASGAETEIEHRLLGCTPGLPLHISAAYHHFPCYSCLLLNGAEPDLRHISSSVPPIVHAQVSLAHVLVKHHCPSRFAVLLSEFGGHLWQRDVRGQLATQLPQDGPCKLLFQQLIDKPRSLQSICRVAIRRAVGRQRLKYLKSLPVPLNVYRFLIYADLIPNACELIAVSE from the exons ATGGTCGACATATCAGAATTTGCGATTGACCACGATGACGGAGACACCTGCGTTCACGCCGCAGCCTACGAAGGCTCTATCAGCCTGCTCGAGGATCTTCTGGAGGCCCGCCCGGCTGAACTCAACCGACGAGTGCGACCATTCGGCGCGACACCTCTTCGTCTCGCTGTAACAC GTGGTAACTCTGGTACTGTGCGCTACCTCCTGAAGCACGGCGCAGCTGTGGACCTACCAGACGTCAAGGCACAGACACCACTCCTCGTGGCCATCCAGAAAGAGTTTTCTGAATGCGTTAAGGCACTTTTGGAAGCTGGAGCAAATCCAAATGGGGACGCTGGGAATCGTAGCACTCCGCTCCACACTGCAGCGCAGAGAGGATACTTGGATGGTGTGAAG CTGCTGCTGGCAAGTGGTGCTGAAACTGAGATTGAGCACCGGCTTCTGGGCTGTACACCAGGGCTTCCCCTTCATATCAGCGCTGCCTACCACCACTTTCCCTGCTacagctgcctgctcctcaatGGTGCAGAGCCAGACCTGCGTCACATCTCGAGTTCTGTGCCTCCGATTGTGCATGCACAG GTCTCCTTAGCTCATGTTCTGGTGAAGCACCACTGCCCAAGTCGCTTTGCAGTCCTCTTGTCCGAATTCGGAGGTCACCTTTGGCAGCGTGATGTCAGAGGACAGTTGGCCACACAACTGCCCCAGGATGGCCCTTGCAAGTTGCTCTTCCAGCAGCTGATAG ACAAGCCACGGTCACTACAGTCCATCTGCAGGGTTGCCATACGAAGAGCAGTTGGAAGGCAGAGACTCAAGTACCTCAAAAGCTTGCCTGTCCCCTTGAATGTGTACAGATTTCTTATATATGCGGACTTGATTCCTAATGCATGTGAGCTAATAGCTGTCTCTGAGTAA